From the Tenacibaculum dicentrarchi genome, the window CACCGCTAAAAATCGAACAAGGTAGGCATAAACCAAAACCATAATAGTTCCGTTAATGATAAATCCTATTTTTATATCAAAATTAGTTTTCATAAAAGTAACCAGCCATTTATCTAACGATAAAGTTGGTATTAAAACACCCACCGCAATTACAGCTCCCGGAATTGCATAGCCTAAAACCCCTATTTTTGCAATCGATTTTAGTATTGATAATCGATTCCATTTTGATAAAAATATCAAAAGCAAGGCAAAAACAACCGTGGTAAATGCCGATATTGTAGCAATACCAAAACTTTGAAAAGCAATCGTTATAAATTCGGATGTAAAAACCTCTTTATAAGTTAAAAATGCCCAATATAGCAACTGCATAAAAGGCAGTAAAAACCCAAATAAAACAGGTGTAAATGCGATAATAAAAGACGTTATTTTTAATCGTTTTGAAACTGTTTCTCTAATTACTTTCTGATGATTTTTAGTAGCATTAAAATAGCCTATTTTTCGGCGTTGCCATTTTTCGACTGTAATTAATAAAAAGATAATAATCACTAAAATTGCCGATAAATAAATAGCCGTTTCTGGTTCTTCTAATGAAAACCAAGCTCTAAAAATACCCGTTGTAAAAGTGCTTATTCCGTAATATTTAGCAGCACCATAATCGTTTAAAACCTCCATTAAAACCAATACCAAACCACCTGCAAATGCAGGACGTGCTAAAGGTAAAATCAACTTAAAAAAGGTTTTTCGTTCACTTGCTCCTAATAATTTTGAAGCCTCAATAATATTATTCGATTGATTTAAAAAGAAGGCTCTCGAGGCTACGTATATATACGGATATAAGGAAATACTGAGTACAAAAATTAACCCTATATGATTCATTACATCAATTTTTAAGCTAAACACTTTTGCTACAATACCACCATAATCAAAAATACCGGCATAAGCATACGCTGTAATATAAGAAGGAATTGCCAACGGAATAATTAACAGCCACTCTAATTGTTTTCTAAACGGAACATGATATCGTGAAACAATCCAAGCAGATGAAATACCAAAAAACAAGGTTAAAATACTCGTTCCGATAATTAATATCAGTGAGTTTTTAAGATAATTTGGCAATAAATGTTCTAAAAAATGACCCCAGTTTTCGCCAGGTCCATAAAATAAATTGATAAAAACTGTTAGTATTGGTATGGCAACAAACAAAACAATGATCAATAAAAATATTGACCATTTGTTTGCATCTCTTCGAATGTTTTGAAACTTATTTTTCACAAAAATTAATTTAACGTTTGATTAGTTTTTATACAGAATGTTGTAAGGTATTTTTTTTAATTAGGTATTTATTCATCATTATTTCAGTACCCTTAAAACCAATAATAATCCCTAAATATCCGAGTAATTCTATTCCTGTCATATTCACTAAAATACCCCCTAAACAAAGTCCTGTAAAAATCCCTAAAATTAGCAATGCTATATATTTTAACATTTTTATCTTTCCTAACTTTATTAACTCGATATTCTTGCTTTTATAACATTCGTTATTGTTTATATAGCTTTCTAAATGATACAAATATTTTTCAAATAATCTGGAAAATGCTACAGGTGTAATAAATCCGAAACCTTTGGTTTTAACATTATGATGAATTACTACGTTGTCCTTTTGTTTTACATCAATATTAATTTTTGCCTCCCAATTTAAAATATTTAATTTCCAACCGTCTAATAAAGTGCTTTTTTTAGTAAAAAGCAGTTGATCTTTTTCATTTTCAACCGCTATAAAACCATCACTTTCAAAGTAATTTTTCAAGTTACTTTTAAGCTTTAAATTGTCTTTTACCTTAAATTCAACATCATTAAAATATTCTTTCATAGTTCATTTTTAATCAAATTTCTTATTCAATTTATCTGAATAATACTTTATAGCATTTTTATACTTTTTAATCCCATTATCATTACTTGTTTCGGCAATTATATTTAATAATATATTCATTGCTTCATCACATTTATTCAAATTAAATAGAGACATTGCTTTAAACACTTTAAATTCTCTATTTTCAGGAAAATCAAATATAGCTTTTTGAAGTAAATTTACAGATTTTGTATACTCACCAATACACCTATAAGTACTTCCTAACCCTAAATAACATCCTTCTAAATCTATATCTTTCAAGCCTAATTCGAGAGCTTTTTCATATTTAGGATAAGCTTCCAATTCTCTTTGCATATTATCACATAACCAAGCATAATGATAAAAAACTTCTCCACTTTTAGGATATTCAAAAATCAATTCACAAAATATTTTTTCTGCTTTTATATATTTATTTTCAGTTCTTAATTTAATAGCTTTTTTTAATTTTTCAGTCATTTTTCATATAAATTATAACTTCTGTTGATGGTTTTAAAATAATTGTAACTCTTTATAAAAATAAAACAATTATTAATTTATTATAGAATTATTTCCACTGTGCTTTATCAAAAATTAAAACTGCTTTTTTATTGTTTTCACCTAATTTTGTTAACGATAACTTATCTTCTTTAAAAGTTCCCCACGATTTTAATAAATCGGAAGCCATTACTTCTTCATTTACTGGATATTCATAATTTGCCTTTGCAAATACTTCTTGCGATTCTTTACTTACCAAAAACTCAATAAATTTAATCGCATTTGCTTTGTTTGGCGCATATTTAGCAACACCTGCTCCACTTACATTTATGTGTGTTCCGCTACCATTTTGGTTAGGAAAAAACAATTTAATTTCTTTTGCAGCATTTACTTCGTCAGGGTTTTTTGAGTTTAATAATTTACCAATATAATAGGTATTTACAATCGCTACATCTCCTTCTCCAGCAACGACTGCCTTTACTTGGTCACGGTCGTTTCCTTTTGGTGAACGTGCCATATTTGCTACGATTCCTTTAGCCCATTCTGTGGCTTTTTCTTCGCCATTATTAGCAATAATAGAGGCTAATAATGATTGATTATAGATATTCCCTGATGAACGAATTAATACTTTATTTTTCCATTTATCATCGGTTAAAGCTTGGTAAGTTGATAAATCTTCAGGGCTTATTTTTTCAGGATTATACACCATTATACGGGCTCTTTTTGTTAAAGAAAACCAGTTATTATCGGCATCTTTTAAGTGCGTAGGAATTGTTTTTTCTAATATTGATGAGCTTGCCGACTGTAGTAATCCTTTCTTTTTTGCTCTTACCAAACGCCCTGCATCTACTGTAATTAATACATCTGCTGGCGATTGTTCTCCTTCAATAGTCATTTTTTGCATTAGCTCATCGGCTTTTGCATTGGTTACATTTACTTTGATGCCTGTTTGTTTTTCAAATTTAGCAAACAATTCCTGATCTGCCTTATAATGACGGTGTGTATAAACGTTTACTTCTTGTTGTTTTTCTGCTGATTTTCCCGCTTTTTTCTGATCATTTTTACATGAAGTTAAAAGTACTGTAATCATTAAAATTGCTACTATATTTCTCATATTTACTTTATTTTGACACTATTTTATTAGTTACTTTAACGCCCAATTTATATTTTAGCCATTAATTATTATACTCTTATTATATATTAATTAAACCTAAACAAAAGTAGTTATTTAGATTGATTCTATAATAAGTATTTTGAATTTTATACTTTTTTTTATTTTAAATCATGTTGTATTTTTTTTTCAGATGAATTTAAAAGTACTTAAAGCCCATTAATTTTGATATCGCTGGTAAATGGTAAAATCCATTTTTTATGTTTAAAACTTTCTTTTTCTTGGTATAAATTTACTTTCGAGTTTATATAAGGAGTACTTAAACGACCATTAAGCGTTACATAACTCTCTACATATACAGCTATATTTTCATGCCCTTTATCCTTGAAATGATTACCTAAATAATGAGCGTATTCTAAGATAAAATCAGGTTGAAAACTCATTTGTTTTTCTTGAAATGAAGTTAAAAACATGCGATTATCTACATAAAAAAATGCTCCTGTTTTACGATCTACAATTTTAAAATTAGCATAACCTACTTTTTCCATTAGCATTACTCGCCATGAAAAACGAAAACCTTCTTCTGTCCAAAATAATTCACCAGGATAGGCTAAATACCGCCATGGAAACAATACTTGAAACACTAAAAGAACAGCAACAATCCCTGTAATAACTTGTTTTTTTAAACAGCTTGTATATTGATAATTTTCAATATGTTTTATTTTAATTTTATCCAAAGGGTTTTTTATTTTTCTTCGGATAAAACCAATTATTTTCTCATGAAATGTAGCCTCAAAAAAGATTAATGTTGCTATAATCATAATAAAAGGAAACATCCCGATAGGAAATAAAATACGGGTAAAAACGTGAAAAAAAACAACTACTGTAAACGCCAATAAACGTGTTTTTTTCCAAAGTAATAAAAAAGGAATTGTTAAATCGTAAAGTGCGCCACTCCAACTTATTGCATAACAAAACCATTCTTGCTGCATTAAGTTACCGCCAATTAACGGGAAATTAAATTTTGATGGCAGCCAAATTTTTAAAGGCTGTGCTCTTAGCAACCAATCGGAATTTAGTTTTGCCAATCCGGCATAAAAATAAACAAGCCCTAATAAGAGTTTTATACTATCAATAGTCCATTTAGGAACGTTTTTATAGGTTTTTTTAGCGATAAAACTATCTAGTGAAAAACGAGCATTTGCAGGTAAAAAAATCAACAAAAAACTCAGTACACTTATAAAATAATAATGGTTTAAATAAGTGGTTTTATCAATCAATTCAATATAAGTGAAGCTTAAAAAAAACGCAATTATTGCCAAGCGATATTTATATCCAAAGGCTATAAAAACGGCTGATAATCCGCAGATAAAAAACAGTAAATAGGTGTATTGACCTAAGGGTTTTATCCATTGAAAACCATAATATGAAAAATGAAATTCAGGGTCAATATATAATGTTTCTATCCATCCGTTATACCAAAATCGCACAATACTGGCAAGCATCATAATACCGAATAACAGTCTAAAAACTGCTAAAGGAGCCGCATTTGTTTGTATGTCTAAATATGTTTTTTTTTGCATTTTTATTGAAAAAAGACTGCTAATTTTAAAAAAAAACGTTTCTATTTTATAAAAAACAGAAACGCTTTACTTTAATCTTAAATTGATTTGAATTTATAATTTAAATTCAATAGTTCCGTAAAAAGATCTTGGGTCAGACGGTATAATTCCTGGTCCTGGATATCCTGTTGCTCTACGGGTAAAGTAAGAATTGTTTAGCATATTATTTACCCCTGCTTCAAAACTCCATCTTTTTGAATAATCATAGCTAAACGATAGGTCCATAATTTGAAAAGAAGGAATTTCACCAACCGTTCCATTACCTCCTTGCGCTAAAGCATTTGACGCATCGGTAAATTGTTTTGATAAATAACTGTATTGTAACGAAGTTCCAAGTTTTTTATAACGGTATTGCAATCCTGTTTTTAAGTTTACCGCAGGCACAAATTCTACTTGATTCCCTTCAATACTTTTAACTGATGTTGGGTAATATTGTTTGGTATATTTCGATTTTATTACCGCTAAATTTACAAAAGCGCTCAAATCATGGTCGTTTGACTCTACATAAAAAGTAGGCAATACTTTCCATTGTACTAGCGATTCAACACCTAAAATATCGGCACTACCAACATTGGTTCTAATGCGTTTTAAAATTCCACTATTAGGATCTACCCCTAAAATATCACCCAAGCGATTATCGTAATTTAAGTAAAAACCTGTTACATCAAATTTAAGCACATTCACCAATTTACCCCTTAAACCTATATCGACAGAAAACCCTTTTTCATCTTCTATATTAGGGTCAACTAATGAGTTTGGGCTTACAACACGAATATCACTAAAAGTAATTGACCTATAATTTTGAGAAAAATTTGCATATAATTCTAATTTATCTGTAGGCTTATAACTGGTTCCTAATCCTAATAAAAAGAAGTTACGTGATAAACTTCTATGCTCCGAATTGGTTACATCAGAACGGATATCACCAGCAGTATTCGATTTTATATTTCTATACGTTCCGATAGCTTTTGTATTTATGTTTTCAAAACGAACACCTGGTGTAAATGATAGTTTATCACTTACTTTTATTATATTTTCGATAAAAACAGCCGCGTTTTTATTCGGGTATTTATACGATGAACTATTAATCGCTATTTCATCAGAAAAACTTCTTTTCGTGTAATCATCTAAAGAAATAAATTTAAAATCAGCATCGTTTTTATCAGTTCCTAAACCTTGTTTCCCTGTATTATCACCTTGATAATAGCGAGCACCTGCTAAAAAAGTAGCTTCACTATTAAATAAATCATAATGATGTAATAAACGAGCTTCTGCCCCAAAAGTTTTAAAATTACCTACAATCAATTCGCGTTCGGCAGGAGTATTTAATAAAATAGGGTCTGTTGTTTCAGGTCTATAGTCACGAAAACCAACTGCTTTTCGGCTTGCATTTAAAGTAAAGGCTCTAAGATTAAGCTTAGTTTGGTTTGAAAATTTGTGATCAAAATGTAATGCAGACAACAACCATTTTACCTCAAACCAGTTTCTAGTTCTGTTTGATTGTTTAGGGTTTTTATCGAACATTGCATCTGATAATCCTCCAGACTGATGCGCCAAATATTCCATATAGGTAAGCTCTACACCTAGTTTCGATTTTTTATTTAATTGCGAATAAACACCTGCAAAGGCATTGTATTGATTAAAATCAGAATTAGGTCTGTAGCCATCGCCACGTTTGTAGTTTAAATACCCAATATACCCCACTTTACCAACCGTTCCACTAATAGTATTGAACGAATTAAACAAGCCAAATGAAGCAAGTGTTTGCCTTGACGACAAGCTAAACTCTTTATTTTTATTAGGTTTTTTAAGTTTGAAATTTAGCAACCCTCCAAACTGTGTACCGTATTGTAATGATGCTGCACCACGAACAATTTCAATTTTTTCTAAAGCTTCTGTTGGCGGTGTGTAATAGTTTTCAGGATATCCTAAAGCATCGGCACTAATATCATATCCGTTTTGACGCACGTTAAAATTAGAGGTTCTGTTTGGGTCTAAACCTCTACCACCAATTCCTAATTGAAGTCCGCCACCATCGCTTTCCCAAATATTTAAACCTGCAACTTTCGAATATATTTGACGGGCATTATTGGTAGCTAAATTAGCGATGGTATTCCCTAATAAAACAACCTCACTTTTTTTACCTGCATAAATAGCAACCTCTTGTACATCTTGCAATTTTTGTAAGCTAAAAACCTTTTTTTTATGTGCTGTTATTACTACTTCTGATAAATATTCTTCTAATTTTTTTAAAGAAGCATTTAAAACGATATTTTTATTTTCAATAGTTACTTTTTTATTTAAAATATGATAATCTTCCGAATAAAAAGCCAGTTCATAATCTCCTGGTTTTAGGTCTGATATCACATAATTTCCTTTTGAATTTTGCCATAAATTACCTGCTTTATTAATATAAACAGTTACATTTTTTATGGCAGAATTTGATTTTTGATTGGTAATATTCCCTGATATTTTGAATTGTGAATATAAGCAAGTAGTTAATAAACAACTTAGTGTTATAGCAATTTTTCTAGTAATTTTCATAATTTATTTTGAGCTACAAAAGCGTAAAATTAAACCTTTTATTTGAAAAAAAAGGTTGGTAAATGGTTTATATAAATTTTTTAAAAAAGTATTATAATTTTTATCATCGCCTAAGCCTAAGCCGTAAGAAATATTTTCTACTTGCTCTGATCGTAATAAGGTACCAAAAATCCAATCCCAAAGGGCAAGTTTTGAGCCCATATTTTTATCGAAATGTTCTTGGTTATTACTATGATGAATTTGATGCTGAAAAGGGCTGATAAAAATATATTCTAAAAAATTAAAATAGGTAAGTTTAATATGCGAGTGTCGAAGGTTTGATCCGAAGAATAAAAAAATAAAGCTAAATATATTTACTCCTATAAAAGTTAGTTTACTTATTTTAACAAAAGAAATATAGTCAAAAAAGCCTGTTATAAGTCCGAATATTAAAATGCCTTTGATGTTATTAATAATCAACTCTACAGGATGTAATCGGTATTGTGTTAGCGGGTTTAAATGTGTTGCTGAATGATGAATTTTATGAAATTCCCATAAAAAAGGCACTTTGTGAAAAATATAATGAATTAAAAACGACATAAAATCGTTTACAAAAGTCATTACAAAAGTGTAGGTAAGTAACACGGTGAATTGAGATACTTCCCAGTGAGTTTCACCAAATTGAGTAAGAAAGTATTCTTTGGTATAAAAAGCGATGTATAAACCGAAAACAAAATAAGGCGCTAGCAAAAGTACTTTTACAAAAGCGTTAAAAAACAACAGCCCATAATCGGTATAAGCCGAACTGCTCTTCCAATTTTTTAAAGGAAATAAATAAGACCAAAAAGAGCTTTTGATCTTATTTTTAGTGTACATATAATATGCCAATATAATAGCACTCGCCAAATACAAAAAGTAAATTCTTTTAGTAGAATTTAGCAGATAAGAAAAAGGAATTTTAAGAGCCTCTTCTACTGTAAGTATTACTTCGTGTAAAGACATTTTTTTTAAGTATTTGTAAAATGAACTAATTAATCTCCGTCAGAATCTACATAGTTTATTTGACCTTCAAATGCAGGAATAACTTCCGATTTTATCATCGCTACAACCGTTACAAAAGAAGTATATGCTTGGTTTAAAGAAGGATCTTTCTTTTTAACTAATGTTTCAAAATCCGTATTAGGAATTGCTACTAACTTAGTTTGCACAGCATTTAATTTACCAGATAATTCATCCGATAATAATTTACCAGATATTTTACTTTTAACAGCCGTTTCTTTTAATAATGTTTTTAAACTGAGTGTTTTTCCATTTTCATAAAAATTAAGTATTGCTAAATGTGCAGCTACTAATAATTTTTTAGATTGCTTACTATAAAGTGCTTCAATATCTTTTGGATACGCTGTTCCTTGGGTAAATTTCCCTAAAGGACCACCTAGTTTTGCTTTACGGATTTTCTGTTCATAATATTCAGAAAACGCATTTAATATTTTATTAAAAGACCCATTTGCAGCCATAGAAGTATTTGAAATAAAATCAGTACGTTCTGTTTTCCATCCACTTACAACATCGTTATTTTTTTCAATCATTTTTGATAAAATAGCATTTACATGGTCAATACGCTTGTTTTTATTTTCTCCCGAAAACTCCGCTAACACATCAACACTGCTATCATAAAATAATAAATCTAGGGCAGGTAAGCCTTGAATTTTAAAATTAGAAGAAAGGCTATAATTAGAAGCATCCTTTTCTTGAAGTCCTACTAGTTCATCAACAGTTTGTTTATCGGTAGGAAAAACATTTACAAAACGATTTAAATATGTAGTTACAGAAGGTCCTATTCTAGTTGCTGAACCTCCCTCATATAAACCTGCATTTTGCCAAGCAATTGTCGTATTTACATACTGAATTTTAACTGCTGCTAAGTTTTCTTTAGTTGTTTCTGTTGAAAATGTTTTAAAACTCGTATTTAATTTACTTAATTCAGTTCCAAAATTCGTAAAAGCAGGAATTATGTTAGCATCAACCATATTGGTTAAAAATAATTTCATTTGCTTTTCATCTACCTTTTCTTCTTTGTTTGTTTCGCTACTACAGCTAATCATTAGCACTAAAAACAGTGCACTTGTTAAAATTTTAATGACTTTCATACCTTATATTTATTTACTAGATAAGCACCTTTACAAAGAAAGGTGCTTATTTATATTATACAAATTGAATACTAGAATTACTTTACTTCAGCAATAGTAAAACCAAATCTTTTAGCTACTTTTTCTGATAATTCTTTTAATACAGCTCCAATATTATCTTGATATAAACCACCCTTTGCTTTTAATTTAGTAATCATTTCATCTACCTCAGTTTTTGAAAAATAAGGTTTATCAGAACCATTATTTGTAAACTGTAAACTATATACAAAACCTAAACCTTCTGATAATTCATGAAAAGCTCCTGCCTGTGCTTGTGGATCATCCGTAGAATTTACATTTGCAATACCAGCATCTAAATAATGAGCTGCACGAATAGCACATACTAATGATAATTCCTTCTTAATAATAGTTGCTTGTTCATCTCTTGCAGGGTAATTTTTATCAACAATCGCTTGACGACCTTTTAAAAAGGCATTCATCAATCTATCTTTAACACCTTTACCTGCATCAGAAGCATCGGCACTATAAATATACCCACCCCAAAAACGGTAATTTGCAGCATAATCACCAGCTTTTAAAGCTGCTTTATCTGCAATTGCTAAAGCGTTATTACTTAGTGCAGAATATCCGAAAGCTTCATCCCAATGATGCTCCATTTCGGTGTAATTTTTACCTTCTTTATTCTTCTCATTTTCTACGTTTAATTTATCTGAAGATAAATACTTATTTACAATTTGGTCTAATTCCATAGCCCCCATTAAACTCTTAGAAAATACTTGAACGTATTCAAAACCATTGGCATCAACTAATATTTTTTTAGAACCGTCTGCCTTTCTGTTCATAATTCCAGCAACTCCTTTTGATGCAAGAACCTCTTTTTTTCCTGAATTTTTTGCAGTTTCTGTAAAAATAGAATTTAAAAATACTTTTACATCTTCTTTATAAGTTTTGCTATATGCGGTTGCTCCAGAAATATTTTTAGAAGAAGCGTTTAAATTTGAGGCCTTAAAAACCAAACCGTCTGCAAAATCAGTTGCTTTTTCTTTATGGTTAAACATTGCGTTTAACTTATCGGCATCGACCACTTCTGTGGAAGCTTTTCCTAAAGCAGATTTTAATTGCGTATGCATATCTAAACGAGTTTGTTGCCCAGAATAGCTTACGGTACTTTTAGCATCTCTTGAAAAGGTATACGTTGAAGGAGCTTTTACTTCTTTTATAGGGTCTTTTTCGTCACTACATGAAGTCATTAATAATGCTGAAACAGCAAATATTGATAGAATAACTTTTTTCATTTTATTTTATTTTTAGATTTTTTATGCAAATTTATGCAACAAATCTAATTTACCAAATTTTATTAAGACTTATTTTAAATAAAAACTACTTCTTTTTAAGGTACTCAACTACCGCTTTTCTAATATCAGCACTTAAATCTGTTTTTAAGGGTTTAGAAACTTCTTTAACTCCTGGATTTTTTTCTGATAACATAGGAATATCAAGTCCTTTTAGTAAATAATCTGAAAAGGCTACGTTATATATTTTATTTTCATTGATTTTTTCCGAACCAATTGCCCAGGTATTACCTATTTTTTTTACGTTATAACGCTGTAAATAAGCTCCTGTACCTGATGAATTTTCACCATATTCTAATACTTCTTTTAATAAGCTTCCTTTAATTTTAACTTTTAAAATAGCTCCTCCATAAGGTAAAACTCTAAAAATATCTATCACACTTATATTTCCTACTAAGGCATCATCAATACGAACAGAACCACCATTTATTAAAGCGCAATCAACAGTATTATTATATGCAAAACTCATTGATTTTGCTATAATTCCTCCCATATTTGTTTGCCTACTTCTAATAGGTGTTTCTCTAGCATCTAAAGGAATTTTAGTTTTATAAATTACCTCATAAGGATTTGATACAATATCTTGAATTTTATTTTTTAAAACAGTTTGCCACTTATCAACAATAATGCCTACTTTTTTATCCGAAGGAATTTTATCATTAATTTCTTTTAACTCTGATTTTAATTGAACTTTTTTAGTTAAAGGATCGTATTCAAAACGATGAATATAAACTGTTTTAGCATTGGCATCTGCTTTAGCAACAATAACATTTCCTACATGATCATAGCTATTGGTATGCTCATGCCCTCCCATTATTAATGGAATATTCGGTAATAATTCGGCTACTTTTTTGTCTTGTTCTAGGCTTAAATGTGTTAATCCCACAACAATATCTACCTGATCATTTATTTCATTATAAGCTCTTTTTATTTCTTGATATACATCGCCATAATACACGTAACTTTTTGGATTTGATGCAATACAAGCACTAATAAAACCAACCTTTAATGTTGAACCATCAGGGTTTAAAAATTCTCTGATATATGAATCTTCTAAGCTTTCTTTTTTTCCGTTGATTACTTTATGGAAATAATGATGTTTTCCGTTTTTATTATGCAATACGTTTGATGAAATCCAATCAAAATGACTTTCATTTAATCGCTCTTGTAAATGCGCATAACTTAAGTCTAATTCGTGATTACCAATGGCTACTAAATCAAAATTCATTGCATTCATTACTTCCACCATCTGCTGACCTCTAACCCGAGAACCGTCAACTTTCATCGCTCCTATTAATGATGGATTTAAAAAATCGCCTGCCAAAACGAGCATTGTATTTTTATTTTCTTTTTTCAAATTTTGATGCACCGTTTCTACTCGTGCCATCCCCCCAAACTTACCACTTTGAATAGGTGATATTTCATAAACATCGTTTAATTGTAAGATATTAAAGTATGTTTTTGAAGAATCTTTTTTAAAGAGATACGCTGTATTCGAGTTCTTTTTAGCCCCCTTTTGTACATCTT encodes:
- a CDS encoding sterol desaturase family protein, producing MSLHEVILTVEEALKIPFSYLLNSTKRIYFLYLASAIILAYYMYTKNKIKSSFWSYLFPLKNWKSSSAYTDYGLLFFNAFVKVLLLAPYFVFGLYIAFYTKEYFLTQFGETHWEVSQFTVLLTYTFVMTFVNDFMSFLIHYIFHKVPFLWEFHKIHHSATHLNPLTQYRLHPVELIINNIKGILIFGLITGFFDYISFVKISKLTFIGVNIFSFIFLFFGSNLRHSHIKLTYFNFLEYIFISPFQHQIHHSNNQEHFDKNMGSKLALWDWIFGTLLRSEQVENISYGLGLGDDKNYNTFLKNLYKPFTNLFFQIKGLILRFCSSK
- a CDS encoding tetratricopeptide repeat protein — translated: MTEKLKKAIKLRTENKYIKAEKIFCELIFEYPKSGEVFYHYAWLCDNMQRELEAYPKYEKALELGLKDIDLEGCYLGLGSTYRCIGEYTKSVNLLQKAIFDFPENREFKVFKAMSLFNLNKCDEAMNILLNIIAETSNDNGIKKYKNAIKYYSDKLNKKFD
- a CDS encoding Fe(3+) ABC transporter substrate-binding protein produces the protein MRNIVAILMITVLLTSCKNDQKKAGKSAEKQQEVNVYTHRHYKADQELFAKFEKQTGIKVNVTNAKADELMQKMTIEGEQSPADVLITVDAGRLVRAKKKGLLQSASSSILEKTIPTHLKDADNNWFSLTKRARIMVYNPEKISPEDLSTYQALTDDKWKNKVLIRSSGNIYNQSLLASIIANNGEEKATEWAKGIVANMARSPKGNDRDQVKAVVAGEGDVAIVNTYYIGKLLNSKNPDEVNAAKEIKLFFPNQNGSGTHINVSGAGVAKYAPNKANAIKFIEFLVSKESQEVFAKANYEYPVNEEVMASDLLKSWGTFKEDKLSLTKLGENNKKAVLIFDKAQWK
- a CDS encoding HTTM domain-containing protein is translated as MQKKTYLDIQTNAAPLAVFRLLFGIMMLASIVRFWYNGWIETLYIDPEFHFSYYGFQWIKPLGQYTYLLFFICGLSAVFIAFGYKYRLAIIAFFLSFTYIELIDKTTYLNHYYFISVLSFLLIFLPANARFSLDSFIAKKTYKNVPKWTIDSIKLLLGLVYFYAGLAKLNSDWLLRAQPLKIWLPSKFNFPLIGGNLMQQEWFCYAISWSGALYDLTIPFLLLWKKTRLLAFTVVVFFHVFTRILFPIGMFPFIMIIATLIFFEATFHEKIIGFIRRKIKNPLDKIKIKHIENYQYTSCLKKQVITGIVAVLLVFQVLFPWRYLAYPGELFWTEEGFRFSWRVMLMEKVGYANFKIVDRKTGAFFYVDNRMFLTSFQEKQMSFQPDFILEYAHYLGNHFKDKGHENIAVYVESYVTLNGRLSTPYINSKVNLYQEKESFKHKKWILPFTSDIKINGL
- a CDS encoding TonB-dependent receptor domain-containing protein; protein product: MKITRKIAITLSCLLTTCLYSQFKISGNITNQKSNSAIKNVTVYINKAGNLWQNSKGNYVISDLKPGDYELAFYSEDYHILNKKVTIENKNIVLNASLKKLEEYLSEVVITAHKKKVFSLQKLQDVQEVAIYAGKKSEVVLLGNTIANLATNNARQIYSKVAGLNIWESDGGGLQLGIGGRGLDPNRTSNFNVRQNGYDISADALGYPENYYTPPTEALEKIEIVRGAASLQYGTQFGGLLNFKLKKPNKNKEFSLSSRQTLASFGLFNSFNTISGTVGKVGYIGYLNYKRGDGYRPNSDFNQYNAFAGVYSQLNKKSKLGVELTYMEYLAHQSGGLSDAMFDKNPKQSNRTRNWFEVKWLLSALHFDHKFSNQTKLNLRAFTLNASRKAVGFRDYRPETTDPILLNTPAERELIVGNFKTFGAEARLLHHYDLFNSEATFLAGARYYQGDNTGKQGLGTDKNDADFKFISLDDYTKRSFSDEIAINSSSYKYPNKNAAVFIENIIKVSDKLSFTPGVRFENINTKAIGTYRNIKSNTAGDIRSDVTNSEHRSLSRNFFLLGLGTSYKPTDKLELYANFSQNYRSITFSDIRVVSPNSLVDPNIEDEKGFSVDIGLRGKLVNVLKFDVTGFYLNYDNRLGDILGVDPNSGILKRIRTNVGSADILGVESLVQWKVLPTFYVESNDHDLSAFVNLAVIKSKYTKQYYPTSVKSIEGNQVEFVPAVNLKTGLQYRYKKLGTSLQYSYLSKQFTDASNALAQGGNGTVGEIPSFQIMDLSFSYDYSKRWSFEAGVNNMLNNSYFTRRATGYPGPGIIPSDPRSFYGTIEFKL
- a CDS encoding imelysin family protein; its protein translation is MKVIKILTSALFLVLMISCSSETNKEEKVDEKQMKLFLTNMVDANIIPAFTNFGTELSKLNTSFKTFSTETTKENLAAVKIQYVNTTIAWQNAGLYEGGSATRIGPSVTTYLNRFVNVFPTDKQTVDELVGLQEKDASNYSLSSNFKIQGLPALDLLFYDSSVDVLAEFSGENKNKRIDHVNAILSKMIEKNNDVVSGWKTERTDFISNTSMAANGSFNKILNAFSEYYEQKIRKAKLGGPLGKFTQGTAYPKDIEALYSKQSKKLLVAAHLAILNFYENGKTLSLKTLLKETAVKSKISGKLLSDELSGKLNAVQTKLVAIPNTDFETLVKKKDPSLNQAYTSFVTVVAMIKSEVIPAFEGQINYVDSDGD
- a CDS encoding ABC transporter permease → MKNKFQNIRRDANKWSIFLLIIVLFVAIPILTVFINLFYGPGENWGHFLEHLLPNYLKNSLILIIGTSILTLFFGISSAWIVSRYHVPFRKQLEWLLIIPLAIPSYITAYAYAGIFDYGGIVAKVFSLKIDVMNHIGLIFVLSISLYPYIYVASRAFFLNQSNNIIEASKLLGASERKTFFKLILPLARPAFAGGLVLVLMEVLNDYGAAKYYGISTFTTGIFRAWFSLEEPETAIYLSAILVIIIFLLITVEKWQRRKIGYFNATKNHQKVIRETVSKRLKITSFIIAFTPVLFGFLLPFMQLLYWAFLTYKEVFTSEFITIAFQSFGIATISAFTTVVFALLLIFLSKWNRLSILKSIAKIGVLGYAIPGAVIAVGVLIPTLSLDKWLVTFMKTNFDIKIGFIINGTIMVLVYAYLVRFLAVAYNPIESNSLKFGKSLSEASKLLGSGTLKTFIKIEFPLLKPAILSAFILVFVDVMKELPLTLILKPYHINTLAVKAYEYASDELIAEAALPAICIILTGILPILFLNRLIAKDS